The DNA sequence GACCCGAACAGTCGTAGCTGCCCGGTCCCGCTGAACCCCACACGTACGGCTTGCCGATCTGCGCGCAGGCGAAGGTGACCGCCTTGCCGGCCGCACCGCCGGGGTAGGTCGCCGGGCAGGGCGCGGGACGCAGCGAGCCGAGGGTGTTGGTCGAGCCGTACGCCTCCAGGCGCAGGTCCTGCAGCCGGTCAACCTCGGCGTCGATCTCCTTGGCCTTCGCCGCCAGCTGAGCCTCGGTGCTGGTCAGCTCGACGATCAAATCGTCGAGCGGGGCCTTCTTCGCGGCGTACTCGTTCTTGAGGTCGACGACGGCCTGCACGTCGCGTGCCTGCCGCCGGGCGAACTGGTCCAGCAGCTCGAGCTGGTCGGCGAGGTGGGTCGGCTTGCCGTTGGTCAGGATCGCGTTGAAGACCGACGGACTACCGCCCTTGTACGACCGGGCGGCGAACTCGCTGACCCGGTCCATCGCCAGGTCGATCTGGATCTGCAGCGGCTTGATCTTCTTCTGCAGTTCGTCCGCCTGCTTCTTCTTGGCGGCGAGGTCCTGCCGTACGGCGTTGTGCCGTTCGATCGTCGGTTCGAGCTCGGCCCAGACCTCGTCGATCTGCGACTCGATTTCGGCGACGGTCGGCTGCGCCTGCGCCGGCGCTCCGACCAGCAGCAGACCGACGCCGGTGGTGGCGGCGATCAACGCGGTGAGTATTCGGCTAGGGTCGTGCGGCGTTTTTTGCCGATGGTCGCGGCTGGACCACCGGAGGTATCGCCGAGGGGCGCTCGTAGCCACCGGACTCCTTCTCCCCAGACCGCCTACCGGGTTAGCTGACGGGTTCGGGCGGAAAGGAGACGCCCTACCGCAGGTGGCCTGCGGATTCACCCCGGAAGTGCCGTGGGTCCCCGGCTCGCCGTCAGACGGCGATTAGGCGGTGTCAGGCCGAGGTCAACCCGGCTGGTTGACGTCCTCCCGACTCGACGATCCCCAAGGGTAGAGAGCGGCGTTCTCGCTACGCAAGCGAGAACATGGACTATCTCATTGAGTACGCAGGCGATTGCGTATCGTGCATAGGCTGCCATCGTTCAAGCGTTCGAATCTTGCCGGGCGGACCGGCCCGTTCATACCGGTCCGCCCGTACGTTCGGCCGACCAACGCGCGCCACTCAGATTGCCTCGGCGGGCTGGCTGACCTGCCGCGATCAGCCGACCCGCTTGAATCCGGCGAGCGGCATGTTGTCGATGTTCTCCATCTGCACGGGTTGACCCGCGCGGGGAGCGTGCACCATCAGGCCATTACCGATGTAGATCCCCACGTGATGCAGATCACTAAAGAAGAATACGAGATCCCCGGGTTTGGCGTTGGCGCGGCTGACCGAACTGCCCTGATTCCACTGAGTTCCGGTGTAATGCGTGAGGCTGACACCGGCACTTGCCCAGGCGTACTGGGTCAGGCCGGAACAGTCGAAGGCGTTCGGCCCGGTGGCACCCCAGACGTACGGCTTACCGAGCTGTGCGCACGCGGTGCGGACCGCGGTTCCGGCGGCTCCGCCGACCGACACCGCCGGGCACGGGCCGGAGGCACCAGATCCGCCGGTGTAGCCGGTGGACTGGTACGCGGCGTTGCGCGCCCGCTCCAGGCGCTTGATCTCGGCGTCGATGGTCTTGCGCTGCTCGGCGAGCGTCTTGTCCTGTGCCTGCTGCTTCGTGATCAACTCGTCCAGCGTCTGCCGTTCGGCGAGATAGCGGTCCCGGGTCTCCAGAACAGCGGTGATCTTTTCCTGCCGACGCTTGGAGATTCGGTCCAGCACCACGAGCTGATCCGCCAGGCTGGTCGGTGATCCGGTCCGGAGCAGGGCGTTCAGTTCGCTCGACGGCCCGGTCCGGTAGTAGCGGTTGGCAACCTCGCCGATCTCATCCGCCGCCAGGTTGGCCTGCAGGGACAGGGGGCGGATCTTCTCGTCGAGCGCGGCCGCTTTCTTCTCGTTGGCCTTGAGCTCGCTGTGCACCTTGTTGTACTGCTCGATGACCGGTTCCAGTTTCAGCCACTGGGCATCCAACTCGGCTTCGATCTCAGCCAGCGTCGGCTCGGCGTGGGCCGGCCCAGCCGGGGAGAGCAACGCGATTACGGCGAGCAACAGCGTGATCGCACTATGCCGCAAGAGCCGTAAAGGCCGATGCTCTCCGCGTCGATATCGGGACCCACTGTGACGATGGATGTGCGAATTTGCGAGCGCACGTGCCATTGGCAGCGACTCCTTCAATGGTTCGATCGCTGGGGCCTCACGGGCGGGGGTACGGAGGCCGACATCCGCAGCGGTCGGTGCATCACCTTATTGGAAAGCGCGGTGTTCGTTCAAGACCGCCTGCCGCCTCTGCTTCCTCCGTGGCAACCGCTCGGCGCCGCCCGCAGCACTGCTTCTCCCGTAGCAGCTGCTTCTCCCGCAGCTACCGCTTATCCTGCGGTCACCGGTCTGGGCGGTTAGCGTGATGACATGGAGTCGCTCAGCCTCGCGGAGGAGCTGGTCCTGCTCAGCTATGACGATTCCGGGACCGCGACCGTCGCTTCCCCAGAGCTCGACTACGCCGTCGCCGGGGCGGTGTTGTGCGACCTCGCCGTCGGCGGCCAGATTGCGATTGACGCAGACGGCCGGGTGCTGGCCGACGACAACCCGACCGGCGGCAACCCAGCCGACGACAGCCAGGCCGACGACGATCCCGCCGGCGGGTACGCGCCCGGCGGAGCCCCGGGTCGAGGCCACGGTCGGGAGCTGCTCGACCAGGTACGGACCAGGATCCAGGCCGAGCCTGGCCGCGCGACCCGCGACTGGGTGGTCGATCTGTCCCACGGTGTAGTCGACGAGGTACTCGACGGGCTGGTCGCCTCGGGGGTGCTCCGCCGGGAACGGGACCGGGTGCTCTGGGTGCTGCCCCGGACCAGGTTCGCTCCGCCGGACGGCGTCGAACCGCCCGCCGAGACGGAGACCCGGCGACGGCTGGCCGCCGCCGAGCGCGGCGCGGGACCGGTCGGACCACGTACCGCCGCGTTGGCCTGCCTGCTGAACGCACTCGACGTGCCGGACGTCGGTGCTGCACGGCCTTCGGACGCGCGGCACCGGCCGCCCGCGGTGCTCGGGCCGGCGGCCTGGCCGATCGCCGCGACCACCGACGTCGTCGACGGGTACCGGGCGACGGTCGCCCGCAGCGTCTTCACCGCCACCGACGTCGCGACTGGCAGCTAGCTGACCCCGGTAGGCGACGGCGCGAACCGCCGCCACAGCAACCGGACCACACCGCCGCCGACCGCCCCGATCAGCGCCCCGGTCGCGTTGTTGACCCAGTCGTAGCCGACACACTCGCGGCCGACGCCGAGCACCGCCTGGGCGACCTCGACGCCGGCCGGGGCCAGCACGAGCAGCCCGGTGGCCAGCGCTGGCCGGTGGACCGCCAGCACGGTACAGAACGCCAGCGGTACGAACATCGCCACGTTGCCGACCCGTTCACCGAGCGAGTCGACGGTGACCAGCCCGGACCACAGCACCGCCGGATCGGTGAGCGACCGGAGGCACGCGGCGAAGACCTGGCCGTCCGGGCCGGAAACGGAGACCCCGGGGGCGAGCGGTACGCCGGACCCGGTCGGTGCCGGTGGCAGGGTGAGCGCGGCGATCGCGGCGGCGCTGAGAAGCATCCCGAGCGTCGGCCAGCGCGCCCAGCCGAGCCGTACGGCGAGCGGCCGGTGCACCAGCAGGCTCACGCCGGCCAGCACCGCCAGGGTGAGGAACGGCCAGGGCTGGGAGAGGAATTCGCGGGCCCAACCCAGCACCCGCTTCTCCCTACTCCTCGGCCGACGATGACGATGACGCCGACGATGCTACCGCTGGCTTGACCGACCTGAGCAGCACCGTCGCCACATCGACGACCTCGACGTTCTCGCCCGCCGCGCCACTGGACTGCTTGCCGGTGACCCCGTCGCCGAGCATGGTGTAGCAGAACGGGCAACCGACCGCGATGGTCTGGGCCCCGGTGGAGAGCGCCTCCTCGACCCGGTCGACATTGACCCGCTTGCCGATCCGCTCCTCCATCCACATCCTCGCCCCGCCGGCACCGCAGCAGAACGAGCGTTCGGAGTTGCGTGGCATCTCCCGCAGCTGGGCCGCGTCGCCACCCGCCTCGGCACCTGCGGTCAACGCGGCACCGAGCACCTCCCGGGGCGGGCTGAACACCCGGTTGTGCCGGCCCAGGTAGCACGGGTCGTGGTAGGTCAACCCACCGTCGACCGGGGTGACCGGGGTGAGCTTGCCGGCGGCGACCAGGTGGGCCAGCAGCTGGGTGTGGTGTACGACGTCGAAGTGGCCGCCGAGCTGGCCGTACTCGTTGCCGAGGGTGTTGAAGCAGTGCGGGCAGGTCGCGACGATCTTGCGTTTCGCCGGCTCCCGGTCGCCGAACGCCTCGTTGAGGGTCTCGACGTTCTGCTGGGCCAGCATCTGGAAGACGAACTCGTTGCCGATCCGCCGGGCCGGGTCGCCGGTGCAGGTCTCGCCCTCGCCGAGGATGGCGAAGTCGACGCCGGCTTCGTGCAGCAGGGTCGCCACCGCGCGGGTGGTCTTCTTGGCCCGGTCCTCGAACGCGCCGGCGCAGCCGACCCAGAACAGGTACTCGAAGTCGTCCACCTCGCCGACCCGGGGGACCGCGAAGTCGAGCCCCTTGGTCCAGTCCTCCCGGGTGTTCGGCGGAGCACCCCACGGGTTGCCCTTGTTCTCCAGGTTGCGCAGCATCACGCCGGCCTCGCTGGGGAAGCTCGACTCGATCAGCACCTGGTAGCGGCGCATGTCGACGATGTGGTCGACGTGTTCGATGTCCACCGGGCACTGCTCCACGCAGGCCCCGCAGGTGGTGCACGACCAGAGCACGTCCGGGTCGATGACGCCGCCGTCGTCGGCGCCGCCGATCAGCGGGCGGTCGGCCTCGGCCAGCGCCAGGGCGTCGACCTTGGCGAGCTGTTCGGCCGTGCCCTTCTCCTCGCCGGTGAGGTCCTTGCCACCGCCGGCGAGCAGGTACGGCGCCTTGGCGTAGGCGTGGTCACGCAGCGACAGCACCAACAGTTTCGGTGACAGCGGCTTACCGGTGTTCCAGGCCGGGCACTGCGACTGGCAGCGGCCACACTCCGTACAGGTGGTGAAGTCGAGCAGGCCCTTCCAGCTGAACTGTTCGACCTGGGCGACGCCGAACTGGTCGGACTCCGGGTCGGCCTCCTCGAAGTCGAGCGGCTTGCCGTCGCTCATCATCGGCCGCAGCGCGCCGAGGCCGGAGTTGGGCCGGCCGGGGTCCCGCTTGAAGTAGATGTTGAAGAAGGCGGCGAACCGGTGCCAGGCCACCCCCATGGTCAGCGTCAACGCGATGACGATCAGCCAGGTCATCGAGATGAGGATCTTGACCAGGGCGGTGATGCTGATCGCCGATTCGGAGGCGGGCAGGACCGCACCGAGGGCGTGGCTCACCGGAGTGGCCCAGACCGGGAAGTCGAAGTGGTCGGTGGCCACCCGGAAGCCGCGGATCAAGAAGCCGCAGATCAGTACGGCGAGCACGACGGCTTCGACGAAGTAGCCCTGCCACATCGTCGAGCCGGTGAACCGGGACCGGCCGCCGGTCCGGGTCGGCCGGTTCGCCAACCGGATCCCGATGAGCACGCCGATACCCGCCATGCCGAGGATCGAGATGAGCTCGGTGACCAGCCCGTACAGCAGCCAACCGCCGATCACCGGAATGCCGCCGCCGGCGTCGACCACCTCGAAGTACGCCTCCAGCACGAGGATGGAGAGCACGATGAAGGCGACCATGACGAACCAGTGGGCCGCCCCGACGACGCTCCATTTGAGCATCCGGGTGTGGCCGAGGGTCTCGCTCAGCATCACCTTCGCCCGGGTGGCCGGGTCACCGGTGCGGTGCGGGTCGGCCTTGCCGAGTCGGATGATCGAGACGAACTGCCAGACCGCCCGGCCGGCGAGCACCACCGCGACGGCGGTGACGATGGCGGCGACCACCGTGGTGACGATCTGGACCGTACCCATTCGTTGGCCTCCCGGTGTGCTGCGGACGAGCGGCAGAGTGACCGGAAGGCCGGCCACGGAGCTTCAGCCTACCGCCAAGTTACCCATGGGTAATGTGACGAGCGTCGCACCGCACCGGCGACCGGTACTCGCCACCCTATGGCAGCGTCGCCGCCACGCCAGCGCCCGGCCCCCGACAAAACAGCAGGTCGGCCGGCATCCTCGTGGACACCGACCGACCTTGGGTGGCTCTGACGGGCCGACTGCGGACCGACTGTGAACCGGGTCAGCGCCAGCGGGAGAGCAGGATCAGCGAACTCACCATGGCACCGAACCCGATCGCCAGGTTCCAGTAGCCCCAGGAGGCGACCGGGTAGGCGGTCTCCGACAGGTAGTAGACGACCAGCCAGCCGATGCCGAAGACGATCAACGAGACGGCGCTGATCGGCAGCCAGACCGGACTCGGCTTGCGGGTGGCAGCCGTCTGGGTCGGGCGGACGTCGGTCGGCGGGGTGTAGACCTTCTTCTTGCGAACCTGCGACTTGGGCACGACGCTCTCCTGGTGGCTATCATCCGGCCCGGCAACCGGACGCAGCGGCGACGGTCCATGGCCAATAATGTTCAAGAGCTAGCGTAGTCAAGTTGCCGCGATCCGGCCACGGGCCGCAGCACGGCAGCAGCGACATTTGGGCACAACCAGGTCCACCAGGTGCGATAGACCGCCCAGGTGGCCCACTATGCGGACACTTGTCGATGGCTGGCAGGCGGAGAGGGGGCCGAGGTGGAGTACACCTCCGGCAGCGCGTCCTGGCGGGACGTGGTCCGGCGTGCCGTTCGCGGGCTGCTACGTCGACGGCGCGGCGCGGAGCAGCCCGGCTGGTCCGCCGGCGTACCGCTGATCGCGCTGCTCGCCGGCCTGCTGTTCACCACGACCGCCACCACCGCCAGCGGCACCAGCCTGCGGGAGGACCGTCGACCACAGCTCGCGCAGCTGATCGACGACCGACGTACCCAGCTCGCCGCCGCCGAGGAGCGCGCCGCCCAACTGCGCGACCAGGTCGACCAGCAGACGGAGCTGGTCGCCGGGTCGGACGAGCCGATCGCCCGGCAGCAGGCCCGGATCGACGCGAACCGGTCGGCGGCCGGCTTCACCGCGCTGGCCGGCCCGGGCGTCATCATCGAGCTCGACGACGCGCCGCGGCTGACCGACCTGCCGGACGGTGCCAGCAACGACGACCTGGTGGTGCACCAGAGCGACGTACAGGCAGTGGTCAACGCACTGTGGGCCGGCGGCGCCGAAGCGATGTCAATCATGAATGTACGGGTGTTGGCGACCAGCGCGGTACGCTGTGTCGGGAACACGCTGTTGTTGCACGGCGGGGTCTACTCGCCCCCATTTCGGATCGCCGCGATCGGTGACCCCAGCGCCCTGCAGCAGGCGCTGGCCGACTCCGAAGGGGTGCAGTTGTTCAGGGACGCCGTGACCCACTTCCAGCTGGGCTACCAGGAGACCGTCGAAGCCGAGCTGACCGTGCCGGCGTTCGACGGATCGGCAGCGCTGCGGCACACCACCGTTCCGGAGTCGGCGCGATGACCCGGCCCGGGGTGCCCGGCCGTCCAGGGGCGCCCGGCCATCCCGACCAACCGCACGACTCGGGCCGGCACCGCGCGTACCACACCGACGACTCGACCACGGTGCTTCCCCGCTTCACCGGGCTGAACCCGGCAACGGCGCCGGGCCCGACACCCCCGGCGCATCAGCACCCGCCCGGCTACTCGCCCCAGCAACTGGCCCAGTACCAGCGCCCCCGACAGCCGGAGCGCGACGATGCCGCCCGCACCGCTGTCATCCCCGCCTACCCGGCCGAGCCGGCCGCGTCCACCACCGTGCTACCGGTCGTGATCAGCAGCTACCAGCCGCCGTCGAACGGTGAGTCACCGACCGGCGCCGGGTGGGATCCTGACCCCGGCGAGCGCGACGGTGCCGCACCCCGCCGCGGTGAGCGGGTGGTCAAGTTGCGACCGGAGCGCACCGACAGCGGTTACAAGAGCGTGTACTCCGAACTGACCCGACCGACCATCTGGACCGCGCTGCGCGCCACCGCCCGGGTCACCGGGGAGCTGCTGATCACCTTCGGCATGGTGGTACTGCTCTTCGCCGGCTACGAGATCTGGGGCAAATCGGTCATCGTCAACGCCCACCAGGACGAGCTCAGCGAACAGCTCGCCCAGCAGTGGGCCGAAGTGCCCGAGCCGGTCGTCAGCGACGGCCCGACACCCGAGCCCGAGGCATCCCCCACCATCCAGGTGCAGGGCACCCCGGTCGCCGGCCTTTACATTCCGAAGCTGGACAAGAACTGGATCGTCGTCGAGGGCGTCGGCCAGGACGACATCCGGTACGCACCGGGTCACTACCCGGACAGCGCCGGACCCGGGGAGATCGGCAACTTCTCGGTGGCCGGGCACCGCAACCGGGCCACCTTCTGGCGGCTGGACGAGCTGGGCGACGGCGACACGATCGTCGTCGAGGACCGGGACACCTGGCACGTGTACGCGGTCACCCGCAACCACATCGTGCTGCCGAACCAGACCGAGGTGGTCGCCGCCGTACCCGGCGACCGCAGGGCGCAGCCGACCGAGGCGATGCTGACCCTGACCACCTGCCACCCGAAGTTCGACAACTACCAGCGGCTGATCGTGCACGCGGAGCTGGTCCGCAGCCAGCCCAAGGCCGATGGCCGACCGGCGGAACTCGGCGGCTGAGCCATGTACGCCTGGATCTGGCGCAAGCTCCCGTTCGGCACGCCCGGCAAGCTGATCGGTTCGGCGCTGCTCGCCGGGCTGACGGTCGTCCTGCTCTGGTACGTGGTCTTCCCGTGGGCGGAGCCGCTGCTGCCGTTCGACGACGTCCAGGTGACCGAGGACGGCGGCGGCACCGGTACCGACCCCGGTGACGGTGGTCCGGCCGACGGCGGCACCGACGGCGACGGCGGCGATCCGGACGGTGGCGGCGCCGACGACTACGAGCTGCCGTACGACACCGAGACGAACAACCCCGTACCCGATGAGAACGGCGACTAGAGTCAGGTGTCCGCGTGCGCGTACTGGTGATCGACAACTACGACTCGTTCGTGTTCAACCTGGTGCAGTACCTCGGCCAACTGGGTGCCGACTGCGACGTCCGGCGCAACGACGAGATCTCCGTCGACGAGGTCGGCCGGCTCGGCGCGGCCGGTGTGCTGCTCTCCCCCGGTCCGGGTGCGCCGGACAGCGCCGGCATCTGCCTGGAGGTCATCGAGCGGTACGCCGGACAGCTGCCGATCCTCGGTGTCTGCCTCGGTCACCAGGCGATCGGTGCCGCGTTCGGCGGAGTCGTCGAACGCGCTCCCGAGCTGCTGCACGGCAAGACCTCGCTGGTCGAGCATCGGAGCGTCGGGGTGCTGGCCGGGCTGCCGGACCCGTTCACCGCCACCCGCTACCACTCTCTCGCGGTACGCGAGGACAGTCTGCCGGCCGAGATCGAGGTCACCGGGCGTACCGCGTCCGGGGTGGTGATGGCGATGCGGCACCGGAGCCTGCCGGTCGAGGGGGTGCAGTTCCACCCCGAGTCGGTGCTCACCGAGGGCGGCCATCTGATGCTGGCGAACTGGCTGGCCGGGTGCGGTCTGCCGCAGGCCCGGCAGCGGGCACCGCGACTCGCCGCCGAGGTGGAGACCCGGCGGCGGGCCGCGTTCGTGTCGGCCTGAGTCCAGGCCCGGCCGCTAGGACCGCCAACCGCGACTCAGTCGAACAGCCGGGTAACGGTCGCCGTGGGCAGCAAACCACCCGTCCCACCGCCGGTCCCGCCGCCCGGGGTGCTGGAGCCGCCAGCGGAGCCACCACCGCCGTCACCGTCGCCCGGCGGCGGACTGGTCGTCGGAGGCGATCCGGTCGGCGACGGGCTGCCGGTCGGGTCCGGCGACGGCTCCTCCTCCTGCCGGGGCTGGGAGACCACGATCTCCACCCGGGAGTTGACCCGGTGTTCGCCGTTGTTCGGGCTCTGGCTGGTGACGATACCGGCATCGGCCGGGTCGACTTCCTCCCCGTCGATCACCCGGGGGTCGAAGCCAGCATTCTCCAGCCGCGCGACCGCTTCGGCTTCGGTGCGGCCGACAACGTTCGGTACGTTCCGCAGGTTGTTGAGCGAGACGAGCACCTTGACCTCGCTGCCCACCTCCACCATCTCGCCGGCGCTGGGCACCTCGACCACCTGGTCCTTCGCAGCCGAGCTGTCCACCTCCTCGAAGTCGGCGATCAGCTCGAGGTCGGTGAGCCGCTGCTCGGCCGCGCTGCGGGTGAAGCCCTTCACATCGGGGACCTGGACCGTGCCCGGGCCGGCGCAGACGGTGAGGGAGACCTCGGAACCCGGCTCGACGGCGCCCGGCTTCGGTGACTGCTCGACGACGGTGTTGAGGGTGCAGTTAGCGTCGTCGCGGCTGGTGACATCCGCTGTCAGCTGCAGGTTGGTGAGGGTCAGCTGGGCCTGCTCGATCTGCTCGCCGACCAGGTTGGGCAGATCGACGGTGACCGGCTCGTCGGGACCTTGGTTCATCCAGATCAGCCCGGTGGCCAGGGCGATCACCGCGAAGACGCCCAGCGCGCTGAGCCCGGCGATGACCGCCGGCGAGGTCCGCTTCGGCGGCGGGCCGCCGACGCCACCGGGGATCCGCTGGGTCGAGCCGGTACGCCCGGTAGCGCCCATCGCGACGGTTTCGTCGTCGCGCAGCACCGGGGTGGCCAGCACCGGCCGGCCGGAGGCGGCACGCAGCAGGTCGGCGCGCATCTCGCCGGCGCTCTGGTAGCGGTTGACCGGGTTCTTGGCCAGCGCCTTCAACACGATCGCGTCGATCGCCGGGGTGACGTCCCGGTTGATCTCGCTCGGTGCCCGCGGGTCCTCCCGGACGTGCTGGTAGGCGACGCTGACCGGGCTGTCGCCGACGAACGG is a window from the Solwaraspora sp. WMMD792 genome containing:
- a CDS encoding NlpC/P60 family protein; amino-acid sequence: MIAATTGVGLLLVGAPAQAQPTVAEIESQIDEVWAELEPTIERHNAVRQDLAAKKKQADELQKKIKPLQIQIDLAMDRVSEFAARSYKGGSPSVFNAILTNGKPTHLADQLELLDQFARRQARDVQAVVDLKNEYAAKKAPLDDLIVELTSTEAQLAAKAKEIDAEVDRLQDLRLEAYGSTNTLGSLRPAPCPATYPGGAAGKAVTFACAQIGKPYVWGSAGPGSYDCSGLTLAAWAQAGVSLPHNAARQRQVTANVSRDELRPGDLIFYYSGLSHVGMYVGNGWIVHASQAGEPVQMRKIGSSVHSYGRPG
- a CDS encoding NlpC/P60 family protein, with product MARALANSHIHRHSGSRYRRGEHRPLRLLRHSAITLLLAVIALLSPAGPAHAEPTLAEIEAELDAQWLKLEPVIEQYNKVHSELKANEKKAAALDEKIRPLSLQANLAADEIGEVANRYYRTGPSSELNALLRTGSPTSLADQLVVLDRISKRRQEKITAVLETRDRYLAERQTLDELITKQQAQDKTLAEQRKTIDAEIKRLERARNAAYQSTGYTGGSGASGPCPAVSVGGAAGTAVRTACAQLGKPYVWGATGPNAFDCSGLTQYAWASAGVSLTHYTGTQWNQGSSVSRANAKPGDLVFFFSDLHHVGIYIGNGLMVHAPRAGQPVQMENIDNMPLAGFKRVG
- a CDS encoding GPP34 family phosphoprotein yields the protein MESLSLAEELVLLSYDDSGTATVASPELDYAVAGAVLCDLAVGGQIAIDADGRVLADDNPTGGNPADDSQADDDPAGGYAPGGAPGRGHGRELLDQVRTRIQAEPGRATRDWVVDLSHGVVDEVLDGLVASGVLRRERDRVLWVLPRTRFAPPDGVEPPAETETRRRLAAAERGAGPVGPRTAALACLLNALDVPDVGAARPSDARHRPPAVLGPAAWPIAATTDVVDGYRATVARSVFTATDVATGS
- a CDS encoding VanZ family protein translates to MLGWAREFLSQPWPFLTLAVLAGVSLLVHRPLAVRLGWARWPTLGMLLSAAAIAALTLPPAPTGSGVPLAPGVSVSGPDGQVFAACLRSLTDPAVLWSGLVTVDSLGERVGNVAMFVPLAFCTVLAVHRPALATGLLVLAPAGVEVAQAVLGVGRECVGYDWVNNATGALIGAVGGGVVRLLWRRFAPSPTGVS
- a CDS encoding heterodisulfide reductase-related iron-sulfur binding cluster, whose protein sequence is MGTVQIVTTVVAAIVTAVAVVLAGRAVWQFVSIIRLGKADPHRTGDPATRAKVMLSETLGHTRMLKWSVVGAAHWFVMVAFIVLSILVLEAYFEVVDAGGGIPVIGGWLLYGLVTELISILGMAGIGVLIGIRLANRPTRTGGRSRFTGSTMWQGYFVEAVVLAVLICGFLIRGFRVATDHFDFPVWATPVSHALGAVLPASESAISITALVKILISMTWLIVIALTLTMGVAWHRFAAFFNIYFKRDPGRPNSGLGALRPMMSDGKPLDFEEADPESDQFGVAQVEQFSWKGLLDFTTCTECGRCQSQCPAWNTGKPLSPKLLVLSLRDHAYAKAPYLLAGGGKDLTGEEKGTAEQLAKVDALALAEADRPLIGGADDGGVIDPDVLWSCTTCGACVEQCPVDIEHVDHIVDMRRYQVLIESSFPSEAGVMLRNLENKGNPWGAPPNTREDWTKGLDFAVPRVGEVDDFEYLFWVGCAGAFEDRAKKTTRAVATLLHEAGVDFAILGEGETCTGDPARRIGNEFVFQMLAQQNVETLNEAFGDREPAKRKIVATCPHCFNTLGNEYGQLGGHFDVVHHTQLLAHLVAAGKLTPVTPVDGGLTYHDPCYLGRHNRVFSPPREVLGAALTAGAEAGGDAAQLREMPRNSERSFCCGAGGARMWMEERIGKRVNVDRVEEALSTGAQTIAVGCPFCYTMLGDGVTGKQSSGAAGENVEVVDVATVLLRSVKPAVASSASSSSSAEE
- a CDS encoding cell division protein CrgA, with amino-acid sequence MPKSQVRKKKVYTPPTDVRPTQTAATRKPSPVWLPISAVSLIVFGIGWLVVYYLSETAYPVASWGYWNLAIGFGAMVSSLILLSRWR
- a CDS encoding DUF881 domain-containing protein, giving the protein MEYTSGSASWRDVVRRAVRGLLRRRRGAEQPGWSAGVPLIALLAGLLFTTTATTASGTSLREDRRPQLAQLIDDRRTQLAAAEERAAQLRDQVDQQTELVAGSDEPIARQQARIDANRSAAGFTALAGPGVIIELDDAPRLTDLPDGASNDDLVVHQSDVQAVVNALWAGGAEAMSIMNVRVLATSAVRCVGNTLLLHGGVYSPPFRIAAIGDPSALQQALADSEGVQLFRDAVTHFQLGYQETVEAELTVPAFDGSAALRHTTVPESAR
- a CDS encoding aminodeoxychorismate/anthranilate synthase component II; this translates as MRVLVIDNYDSFVFNLVQYLGQLGADCDVRRNDEISVDEVGRLGAAGVLLSPGPGAPDSAGICLEVIERYAGQLPILGVCLGHQAIGAAFGGVVERAPELLHGKTSLVEHRSVGVLAGLPDPFTATRYHSLAVREDSLPAEIEVTGRTASGVVMAMRHRSLPVEGVQFHPESVLTEGGHLMLANWLAGCGLPQARQRAPRLAAEVETRRRAAFVSA
- the pknB gene encoding Stk1 family PASTA domain-containing Ser/Thr kinase, translating into MTAQARLLGGRYQVGELLGYGGMAEVHRGRDLRLGRDVAIKMLRTDLARDRTFQERFRREAQNSASLNHPAIVAVYDTGEEYAATGETLPFIVMEFVNGRTLKEVLAAEGRLHPRRALEYCADVCAALEFSHRHGIIHRDIKPGNVMLTQTDQVKVMDFGIARALASGATTMTQTSAVIGTAQYLSPEQARGESVDARSDVYAAGCVLFELLCGHPPFVGDSPVSVAYQHVREDPRAPSEINRDVTPAIDAIVLKALAKNPVNRYQSAGEMRADLLRAASGRPVLATPVLRDDETVAMGATGRTGSTQRIPGGVGGPPPKRTSPAVIAGLSALGVFAVIALATGLIWMNQGPDEPVTVDLPNLVGEQIEQAQLTLTNLQLTADVTSRDDANCTLNTVVEQSPKPGAVEPGSEVSLTVCAGPGTVQVPDVKGFTRSAAEQRLTDLELIADFEEVDSSAAKDQVVEVPSAGEMVEVGSEVKVLVSLNNLRNVPNVVGRTEAEAVARLENAGFDPRVIDGEEVDPADAGIVTSQSPNNGEHRVNSRVEIVVSQPRQEEEPSPDPTGSPSPTGSPPTTSPPPGDGDGGGGSAGGSSTPGGGTGGGTGGLLPTATVTRLFD